The proteins below come from a single Chitinophaga pinensis DSM 2588 genomic window:
- a CDS encoding adenylosuccinate synthase, with the protein MVDVLLGLQWGDEGKGKIVDYFAGKYDVIARFQGGPNAGHTLYVDGQKVVLHTIPSGVFHKNTINLIGNGVVLDPVTFKKECDKITALGVDLKKNLFIAERTHIIVPSHRALDKASELSKGAEKIGSTLKGIGPAYMDKTGRNGLRVGDVLRSDFNERYAKLKEKHQHLLAGYDFSAEIKAEIAKDIAEWEAEFFDAVTYLKQMNIVNGEYFINEKLQAGKKILAEGAQGSMLDVDFGTYPFVTSSSTISAGVCSGLGVAPKWIKEVIGVTKAYCTRVGSGPFPTELHDATGEKLRAEGNEFGATTGRPRRCGWIDLVALNYTCMLSGVTQLVMTKSDVLDAFDEVYACTAYEIDGQQTKAMPYQLNETDVKPVWEQHKGWSDETAAKSKHFNELPAEMKLFVKAVENYLQVPVKFVSNGPGRDQILEQENA; encoded by the coding sequence ATGGTAGATGTTTTGCTGGGCCTACAGTGGGGCGATGAAGGCAAAGGAAAGATTGTGGATTATTTCGCAGGTAAATACGATGTCATAGCCCGCTTTCAGGGTGGACCCAACGCAGGGCATACTTTATATGTGGATGGCCAGAAGGTAGTATTACATACGATTCCTTCAGGTGTATTCCATAAAAATACCATTAACCTGATCGGTAATGGCGTGGTACTGGACCCTGTAACTTTTAAAAAGGAATGTGATAAGATCACCGCTCTTGGCGTGGATCTGAAAAAGAACCTTTTTATCGCGGAAAGAACACATATTATCGTTCCTTCTCACCGTGCCCTTGACAAGGCTTCAGAACTGTCTAAAGGCGCTGAAAAGATCGGTTCTACCCTGAAGGGTATCGGACCTGCATATATGGATAAAACAGGCCGTAATGGTCTGAGAGTGGGTGATGTGCTGCGTAGCGATTTCAATGAGCGTTATGCTAAACTGAAAGAGAAACATCAGCATCTGCTGGCAGGTTATGATTTCTCCGCAGAGATAAAAGCTGAAATTGCGAAAGACATTGCTGAATGGGAAGCTGAGTTCTTTGATGCAGTGACTTACCTGAAGCAGATGAATATCGTTAATGGTGAGTACTTCATCAACGAAAAACTGCAGGCTGGTAAGAAAATCCTGGCTGAAGGAGCACAGGGTAGTATGCTGGACGTAGATTTCGGTACTTATCCATTCGTTACTTCTTCCAGTACTATCTCCGCCGGCGTATGTTCCGGTCTGGGTGTAGCGCCAAAATGGATAAAAGAAGTGATCGGTGTAACCAAAGCTTATTGTACCCGTGTAGGTAGCGGACCATTCCCTACAGAACTGCACGATGCAACCGGTGAAAAACTGCGTGCAGAAGGTAATGAGTTTGGCGCGACTACCGGCCGTCCACGTCGTTGTGGCTGGATTGACCTGGTAGCCCTGAACTATACCTGTATGCTGAGTGGTGTTACACAACTGGTAATGACCAAAAGCGACGTACTCGACGCTTTCGATGAAGTATATGCATGTACTGCATATGAGATCGATGGCCAGCAGACAAAGGCAATGCCTTATCAACTGAACGAAACAGACGTTAAACCCGTTTGGGAACAACATAAAGGCTGGAGCGATGAAACAGCAGCCAAAAGCAAGCATTTCAATGAATTGCCTGCCGAGATGAAATTATTCGTAAAAGCAGTAGAAAATTACCTGCAGGTACCGGTTAAATTTGTATCAAATGGACCGGGCCGTGATCAGATTCTGGAGCAGGAAAATGCTTAA
- a CDS encoding RelA/SpoT family protein, translated as METVVVKQYNLDEEQEKKEIVRHYRALLKSLKPRLKKGDRELVRTAFEMAADAHKEMRRKSGEPYILHPLAVAQICVEEIGLGVRSAICALLHDTVEDTEVTLEDVERAFGPEIAHIVDGLTKISTVIDSNTSTAQAENFKKILLTLADDPRVILIKLADRMHNMRTLDSMSREKQLKIASETVFIYAPLAHRLGLYNIKSEMEDLSMKYTEQQTYREIAKKLKETKRERTRYINEFIKPIKEVLQEEGLNFEIFGRPKSIHSIWNKIKKKGVTFEEVYDLFAIRIIMDSPLEKEKSDCWKVYSIITDFYHPSPERTRDWLSNPKSNGYEALHVTVMGPQGKWVEVQIRTKRMNDYAEKGLAAHWRYKEGSAQSASTESKFDQWFTQIREILNNPDSNTLDFLADFKSNLFTEEIYVYTPKGDLKILPVNSTALDFAYSIHSAVGNKCIGAKVNYKLVPISHKLRSGDQVEIITSNKQKPTEDWLNYALTAKAKSKIKDALKEEKRKVAMDGKDVLERKLDHMKIANSQHNINELVQYYKQPSPLDLYYQIAVKNIDLKELKQFNVLGDKLEAPKPVALKQPEHISEDHLKHMIPAKKDAELIIFGESSDKIAYKLANCCRPIPGDDVFGFITASEGLKIHRTNCPNAAQLLANYGHRVVKTKWVKNREISFLTGLRIVGMDDVGVIHKITNVISGELRVNIAGLTIESREGLFEGLIKVFVHDKEELDELFEKLKKLDGIQSVSRLEDE; from the coding sequence ATGGAAACAGTGGTAGTAAAACAATATAATCTGGACGAGGAACAGGAAAAGAAAGAGATCGTTCGTCATTACCGCGCTTTACTGAAGTCGCTCAAACCCCGTTTAAAGAAAGGAGACCGCGAACTGGTGCGTACTGCCTTTGAAATGGCGGCCGATGCACACAAGGAAATGCGCCGGAAATCCGGTGAGCCATACATCTTACATCCCCTCGCTGTAGCGCAGATCTGCGTTGAAGAGATTGGTTTGGGTGTACGTTCCGCTATTTGTGCCCTGCTGCATGATACTGTGGAAGACACTGAAGTCACTCTGGAGGACGTAGAAAGAGCGTTCGGGCCTGAAATAGCCCATATCGTAGACGGTCTGACCAAAATATCGACCGTTATCGACTCTAACACGAGTACCGCCCAGGCGGAAAACTTCAAAAAAATACTGCTCACACTGGCGGATGACCCCAGGGTGATACTGATAAAACTGGCAGACAGGATGCATAATATGCGTACCCTGGATAGTATGAGCCGTGAAAAGCAGCTCAAAATAGCCTCGGAGACCGTATTTATCTATGCCCCCCTGGCGCACCGTCTTGGTTTGTACAACATCAAATCGGAGATGGAAGACCTTTCCATGAAGTACACCGAGCAGCAGACCTACCGGGAAATCGCTAAAAAGCTGAAGGAAACCAAGCGTGAGCGTACCCGTTACATCAACGAGTTTATCAAACCTATCAAGGAGGTATTGCAGGAGGAAGGGCTGAACTTCGAGATCTTTGGCCGTCCGAAATCCATACACTCCATCTGGAATAAGATCAAAAAGAAGGGCGTCACCTTTGAAGAGGTATATGACCTTTTTGCGATCCGTATTATCATGGACTCCCCTTTGGAGAAGGAGAAGTCAGACTGCTGGAAGGTATATTCCATCATTACGGATTTTTATCATCCCAGCCCTGAGCGTACGCGCGACTGGCTTAGTAATCCTAAATCCAACGGGTATGAAGCCCTGCACGTGACCGTAATGGGGCCACAGGGTAAATGGGTGGAAGTACAGATCCGTACCAAGCGTATGAACGATTACGCAGAGAAAGGTCTGGCTGCCCACTGGCGTTATAAGGAGGGCAGTGCCCAGAGCGCCAGCACGGAGTCTAAATTTGATCAGTGGTTCACCCAGATCAGGGAGATCCTGAACAACCCGGATTCCAATACGCTGGACTTCCTGGCTGACTTTAAGAGCAACCTCTTTACAGAAGAGATCTATGTATATACACCGAAAGGTGACCTGAAGATATTGCCGGTTAATTCTACCGCCCTGGATTTTGCTTATTCGATCCATAGTGCGGTGGGTAATAAGTGTATCGGGGCCAAGGTGAACTACAAACTGGTGCCTATCAGCCATAAGCTGCGCAGCGGAGACCAGGTAGAGATCATTACTTCCAATAAACAGAAGCCTACAGAGGACTGGCTGAACTACGCACTGACTGCCAAGGCAAAATCCAAGATCAAGGATGCGTTGAAGGAAGAAAAGCGGAAAGTGGCCATGGATGGTAAGGATGTGCTGGAGCGTAAGCTGGACCACATGAAGATTGCCAACAGCCAGCATAATATCAATGAGCTGGTACAGTACTATAAACAACCTTCGCCGCTGGACCTGTATTACCAGATCGCTGTCAAGAACATCGACCTGAAAGAGCTGAAGCAGTTCAATGTACTGGGAGATAAACTGGAAGCGCCTAAACCAGTCGCCTTAAAACAACCGGAACATATTTCTGAAGATCACCTGAAACATATGATCCCCGCCAAGAAAGACGCGGAACTGATCATTTTCGGGGAAAGTTCAGATAAGATCGCTTATAAGCTGGCTAACTGTTGCCGTCCGATCCCGGGCGATGACGTTTTTGGTTTCATTACCGCCAGTGAAGGGCTGAAAATACACCGTACCAACTGTCCGAACGCCGCTCAGCTGCTGGCTAACTATGGCCACAGGGTCGTAAAAACCAAGTGGGTGAAGAACCGGGAGATCTCCTTCCTGACCGGGCTCCGGATTGTGGGAATGGACGATGTGGGAGTTATCCACAAGATCACCAACGTTATTTCCGGTGAACTCCGGGTAAATATTGCAGGTCTGACCATCGAATCCCGTGAAGGACTCTTTGAAGGCCTTATCAAGGTGTTCGTACACGATAAGGAGGAACTGGATGAACTGTTCGAAAAACTGAAGAAACTGGATGGTATTCAGTCCGTAAGCCGCCTGGAGGACGAGTGA
- a CDS encoding 2'-5' RNA ligase family protein yields the protein MTYGRHDQPRQQRQGNGGRPESEDRAHRTQRHNGNQFRRPRPNNGPRYPPKPKLPRAESKIYFIALLPNAEVGREIIRLKQEFAEKYDARRALRVLPHITLQVPFTADPELEKTLCPALTTFAASIQPFEIRLHGFGGVSFSKRKVLYINVEKNEGITHLHHQMVEFLRKEFGFSHMLARWGFNPHISLAFRDLSDAELEMALKEYRLRPFDAAFPVRNLYLLRHTGTSWEVLQKCKLGGE from the coding sequence ATGACTTACGGCAGACATGACCAGCCACGCCAGCAGCGCCAGGGCAATGGTGGTCGCCCGGAGAGTGAAGACCGTGCTCACCGTACACAAAGACACAACGGCAACCAATTTCGCAGGCCACGTCCGAACAATGGACCCCGTTATCCTCCAAAGCCAAAACTACCCAGAGCAGAAAGTAAGATTTACTTTATTGCCCTGCTGCCCAATGCAGAAGTCGGAAGAGAGATTATCCGCCTGAAGCAGGAATTCGCAGAAAAGTATGACGCCCGGAGGGCCTTACGGGTATTGCCCCATATTACTTTACAGGTACCTTTCACCGCCGATCCGGAGCTGGAAAAGACATTGTGTCCTGCGCTGACCACCTTTGCCGCTTCTATCCAACCTTTTGAGATCAGATTACATGGCTTTGGAGGCGTCTCCTTTTCAAAGCGGAAAGTGTTGTATATCAATGTGGAAAAGAACGAAGGGATTACTCACCTGCATCATCAGATGGTTGAATTCCTGCGTAAAGAGTTCGGTTTCAGTCACATGCTGGCCCGTTGGGGCTTCAATCCGCATATCTCCCTGGCATTCCGCGATCTTTCTGATGCCGAGCTGGAAATGGCCCTGAAAGAATACCGGCTTCGTCCGTTTGATGCGGCTTTCCCGGTACGGAATCTCTATCTGCTGCGGCATACGGGTACCTCCTGGGAAGTGTTGCAGAAATGCAAGCTGGGAGGCGAATGA
- a CDS encoding response regulator transcription factor encodes MVSNVQILLAEDDYQYGSIIKKQLEAAGYAVVHCFDGEVALKKFQRDDFDLCILDVLMPKKDGFTLAQDIRKKNGMIPILFISSKATDEDRLHGFRIGGDDFLVKPFSMRELIMRIGVFLRRTLPKDVPGDGIYKLGDDVRFNYEEKELTRAGGEPFATLTKKEAKVLRYLVENSNKLVKRDEILLKVWGNSSFFSSRSMDVFLTRLRKHFKEEPGIALETLHNVGVRLNIPECTDKDSESTSTDNEG; translated from the coding sequence ATGGTTAGTAATGTACAAATTCTCCTTGCCGAAGATGACTATCAGTATGGTAGCATCATTAAGAAGCAGCTGGAAGCAGCAGGGTACGCGGTCGTGCATTGTTTTGACGGCGAGGTAGCCCTGAAAAAGTTTCAAAGGGACGATTTTGATCTTTGCATACTGGATGTACTGATGCCGAAGAAAGACGGCTTTACGCTGGCGCAGGATATCCGGAAGAAGAACGGTATGATACCGATCCTGTTTATTTCTTCGAAGGCGACGGACGAGGACAGGCTGCACGGTTTCCGGATAGGTGGGGACGATTTTCTGGTAAAACCGTTTAGTATGCGTGAGCTGATCATGCGTATCGGGGTGTTCCTGAGAAGAACCTTGCCCAAGGATGTACCGGGAGATGGTATCTATAAACTGGGCGATGACGTCAGATTCAATTACGAAGAAAAAGAATTGACACGCGCCGGAGGCGAACCTTTTGCTACGCTTACGAAGAAGGAGGCGAAGGTATTACGCTACCTGGTGGAAAACAGCAATAAACTTGTAAAAAGGGACGAGATCCTGCTGAAGGTATGGGGGAACAGTAGTTTCTTTTCCAGCAGAAGCATGGATGTATTCCTGACACGTTTACGAAAACATTTTAAAGAGGAACCGGGTATTGCGCTGGAGACGCTGCATAATGTGGGCGTCCGGCTGAATATTCCTGAATGTACAGATAAAGACAGCGAATCCACGTCTACAGATAACGAAGGGTGA
- a CDS encoding alpha-L-fucosidase: MRKLFVLFSSALLAFSTANAQDHGLGQPYIPETDKAVLQKLDEWQDWKFGMIIHWGAYSQWGVVESWSICPEDEGWTQRNPYGIPYYDYVKKYEALSTTFNPTKFDPSKWAKAAKGAGMEYVVFTTKHHDGFCMWDTKQTDYSIAGPNSAFRNDPRKNVAKEVFSAFQKEGIHTGAYFSKPDWHSEYYWWSYFPPKDRHVNYDVNKYKDRWNNFRDFTYKQIEELMTTMGKIEILWLDGGWVRARKQDNKKENDITAAEIDTRPSKQNEDIDMAGITKMARSHQPGLIVVDRAVHGPFENYRTPEQQIPDKPLSYPWETCMTMANSWSYVPDDKYKSVNKLIHNLVDIVAKGGNYLLNVGPGPDGQLHEEAYTTMTAIGEWMKVNGDAIYGTRSVAPYKDGKVCFTRKKNGNVYAIYMLEEGEKLPAQVAFNGMKPAKGAKVTVLGAKEKISWKATATGTQLTIPAAVQQKAWQHAVAIQISAVE; the protein is encoded by the coding sequence ATGCGAAAACTATTTGTATTATTTAGCAGTGCATTACTGGCGTTTTCCACGGCCAATGCGCAGGATCATGGCCTTGGGCAACCCTATATCCCTGAAACGGATAAAGCCGTATTGCAGAAACTGGACGAATGGCAGGACTGGAAATTTGGTATGATTATCCATTGGGGAGCGTATTCTCAGTGGGGTGTGGTAGAATCCTGGAGCATTTGTCCGGAAGATGAAGGCTGGACACAGCGCAATCCCTATGGCATTCCTTACTATGATTATGTGAAGAAATACGAAGCACTGTCTACCACTTTCAATCCGACCAAATTTGACCCTTCCAAATGGGCTAAAGCGGCGAAAGGCGCAGGGATGGAATATGTAGTATTCACTACCAAACACCACGACGGTTTCTGTATGTGGGATACCAAACAGACGGACTACAGCATTGCGGGACCGAACAGTGCTTTCCGTAATGACCCGAGAAAGAACGTAGCAAAAGAAGTGTTCAGTGCTTTCCAGAAAGAAGGTATTCACACAGGTGCTTATTTTTCCAAACCTGACTGGCACAGTGAGTACTACTGGTGGTCTTATTTCCCACCGAAGGACAGACACGTGAACTATGATGTGAATAAGTATAAAGACCGCTGGAATAATTTCAGGGACTTTACTTACAAACAGATCGAGGAACTGATGACCACTATGGGTAAGATTGAGATCCTCTGGCTGGATGGCGGCTGGGTACGTGCACGTAAACAGGATAACAAAAAAGAGAACGACATTACGGCAGCTGAAATTGATACCAGACCAAGCAAGCAGAATGAAGATATCGATATGGCAGGCATCACAAAAATGGCGCGTAGCCATCAGCCGGGTCTGATCGTAGTAGACCGTGCGGTACATGGTCCGTTTGAGAACTATCGTACACCTGAGCAGCAGATCCCTGACAAACCATTGTCTTATCCATGGGAAACCTGTATGACGATGGCAAACTCCTGGTCATATGTACCAGATGATAAATACAAGTCTGTAAATAAGCTCATTCATAACCTGGTGGATATCGTAGCGAAGGGCGGTAACTACCTGCTGAACGTAGGTCCTGGTCCTGATGGACAGTTACACGAGGAGGCTTACACCACGATGACTGCTATCGGTGAGTGGATGAAGGTGAATGGCGATGCGATCTATGGTACGCGTTCAGTGGCGCCTTATAAAGATGGAAAGGTATGTTTTACCCGTAAGAAGAATGGTAATGTATATGCGATCTATATGCTGGAAGAAGGTGAAAAGCTGCCTGCACAGGTAGCCTTTAACGGAATGAAACCAGCGAAAGGCGCTAAAGTAACGGTATTGGGAGCGAAGGAGAAAATCTCCTGGAAAGCTACCGCTACAGGTACTCAGCTGACTATCCCTGCGGCTGTGCAGCAGAAAGCATGGCAACATGCAGTAGCAATACAGATCTCTGCAGTAGAGTAA
- a CDS encoding glycoside hydrolase family 2 protein — translation MKNKLHYTLLLCLCMLAQMTYAQTTATLSLNGEWEFADADDSIWRKAIVPGTVHTDLLAHHLIPDPFVGMNEKAVQWVDKKDWIYRKSFEVSASLLGHDVIDLQLPELDTYADVYINDHLVLQAHNMFVGHQINVKQWLRSGQNQLRVFFHSPVRYDMERFLKDRLIYPAGNDASDIPLSIYARKAPYHYGWDWGPRLVTSGISGGALLSAWNKTNISDVWLQQQSLTDQTAVIKAALTLETVQAGKYTLRIESPDNLFKTVAVEKGLNAGRQTLELPFNIQRPRHWWPNGLGEPFLYKVKVSILEGRELVGTRLLNIGLRTVEVINALDSLGESFYVKVNGQPVFMKGANYIPQDNFRPRVTDERYQQLFKDMKESHFNMVRVWGGGAYEKDLFYELADQQGILVWQDFMFACTVYPSDTAFLANVKEELRYNITRLRNHASLALWCGNNEVAVAIKNWGWQSGYGYTEGQWKTLQQGYDVLFKSLLPEQVNALDPGRFYFHSSPVSNWGTKQDFTKGDNHYWGVWHGMEWFEAFNTHVPRFMSEYGFQSFPDIHTIRRFAGKNDQDIYSPVMLSHQKSTNRGNAAINTYLQHYYKTPKDFASLIYVNHVLQAEGIRIAIEAHRRAMPYCMGTLYWQLNDCWPGPSWSGIDYYGRWKALQYFVKKAFAPVIVSHVEVHDKLQTWVVSDVPQEQPLTLEMQLTDLEGKVLWEKSVAGIQPKAAQSQLLYEVPVSELLKGFDAQKVIFYSKVVKKGKLLTRNVYYFAKASTMELPDPGIQTSVTTGADGTIAVKITAGKLARNVYLLLENDPTSQFSDNYFDLLPGETATVRINSELTLQQVKEQLKVISLRDTFKN, via the coding sequence ATGAAGAATAAGTTACATTACACACTACTCTTATGCCTGTGTATGCTGGCGCAGATGACGTATGCGCAGACAACAGCAACGCTCTCACTGAACGGAGAATGGGAATTCGCAGATGCAGATGACAGCATCTGGCGAAAGGCAATTGTGCCCGGTACCGTGCATACCGATCTGCTGGCGCATCACCTGATACCGGATCCATTTGTGGGCATGAATGAAAAGGCGGTACAATGGGTGGATAAAAAGGACTGGATTTACCGTAAAAGTTTTGAAGTATCTGCGTCATTGCTCGGGCATGATGTGATCGATCTGCAATTACCGGAGCTCGATACGTATGCAGACGTCTATATCAATGATCATCTTGTATTGCAGGCGCATAATATGTTTGTCGGTCACCAGATCAATGTGAAACAATGGCTGCGTAGCGGACAGAATCAGTTGCGCGTTTTCTTTCATAGCCCTGTTCGTTATGATATGGAACGTTTCCTGAAAGACAGGCTGATCTATCCTGCAGGTAATGATGCGAGTGATATTCCTTTGAGTATCTATGCACGTAAGGCGCCTTATCATTATGGATGGGACTGGGGACCAAGACTGGTTACTTCCGGTATCAGCGGAGGAGCATTACTGAGCGCCTGGAATAAAACAAACATCAGTGATGTATGGCTGCAACAGCAAAGTCTGACAGACCAGACAGCTGTCATAAAGGCTGCATTGACACTGGAAACGGTACAGGCAGGAAAATATACCCTGCGTATAGAGAGTCCCGATAATTTGTTTAAAACAGTGGCTGTTGAGAAAGGTTTGAATGCTGGTCGGCAGACACTGGAACTACCGTTTAACATTCAGCGTCCCAGGCATTGGTGGCCTAACGGATTGGGTGAACCGTTCCTGTACAAAGTGAAAGTAAGTATATTGGAAGGCAGGGAGCTGGTTGGAACGCGTTTGCTGAATATCGGACTGCGGACAGTAGAAGTGATCAATGCACTTGATAGTCTGGGAGAGAGTTTTTATGTAAAGGTGAATGGACAGCCGGTATTTATGAAAGGCGCTAATTATATTCCACAGGATAATTTCCGGCCAAGGGTCACAGACGAGCGGTATCAGCAGCTGTTTAAGGATATGAAAGAGTCGCATTTCAATATGGTGCGAGTATGGGGTGGCGGCGCTTATGAGAAGGACTTGTTTTATGAGCTGGCAGATCAGCAGGGGATACTGGTATGGCAGGACTTTATGTTTGCCTGTACGGTGTATCCGTCAGATACAGCTTTCCTGGCCAATGTAAAAGAAGAACTACGTTATAATATCACCCGTTTGCGTAATCATGCGTCGCTTGCTTTGTGGTGTGGGAATAATGAGGTGGCTGTTGCTATTAAAAACTGGGGATGGCAGAGTGGCTATGGTTATACTGAAGGACAGTGGAAGACCTTGCAGCAGGGATATGATGTACTGTTTAAATCGTTGTTGCCGGAGCAAGTAAATGCATTGGATCCGGGCAGGTTTTATTTCCATTCATCACCGGTTAGTAACTGGGGCACGAAGCAGGATTTTACCAAAGGAGATAATCATTATTGGGGCGTATGGCATGGTATGGAATGGTTTGAAGCCTTTAATACGCATGTACCGCGTTTCATGAGTGAGTACGGTTTCCAGTCATTCCCGGATATTCATACCATCCGTCGTTTTGCCGGAAAGAATGACCAGGATATTTATTCTCCGGTGATGTTATCTCACCAGAAAAGTACCAACAGGGGCAATGCCGCTATTAACACTTATCTGCAACATTACTATAAAACACCAAAGGATTTTGCATCGCTGATATATGTGAATCATGTGTTGCAGGCGGAGGGTATACGCATCGCTATAGAAGCGCATCGCCGTGCTATGCCATACTGTATGGGTACATTATACTGGCAATTGAATGATTGCTGGCCTGGTCCGTCCTGGTCAGGCATTGATTACTATGGCAGATGGAAAGCCCTGCAATATTTTGTGAAGAAGGCATTTGCACCGGTAATTGTTTCCCATGTGGAGGTACATGATAAATTGCAGACCTGGGTAGTCTCGGATGTACCACAGGAGCAGCCATTGACGCTGGAAATGCAGTTAACAGACCTGGAAGGAAAAGTATTATGGGAAAAATCAGTTGCTGGTATTCAGCCGAAGGCCGCACAGAGCCAGTTGCTGTATGAAGTACCTGTAAGCGAATTACTGAAGGGCTTTGATGCACAAAAGGTAATATTCTATTCGAAAGTGGTAAAGAAAGGTAAGCTATTAACCCGGAATGTGTATTACTTTGCCAAAGCCAGCACTATGGAACTGCCGGATCCCGGTATTCAGACGAGCGTTACGACGGGTGCTGATGGAACGATAGCTGTGAAGATCACTGCCGGCAAACTGGCAAGAAATGTTTACCTGCTGTTAGAGAACGATCCGACGTCACAGTTCAGTGATAACTATTTTGACCTGCTGCCGGGAGAAACAGCTACCGTGCGTATAAACAGTGAATTGACATTACAACAGGTAAAAGAACAGCTGAAAGTTATAAGTCTCAGAGATACATTTAAAAATTAA
- a CDS encoding DUF6728 family protein, whose amino-acid sequence MKSIWQQILRYLYIGKKDPSAPQGRYVSMMHGMNRISIIVFLIALIIMLVKLFTRHH is encoded by the coding sequence ATGAAAAGCATCTGGCAACAAATACTGCGTTACCTGTATATAGGCAAAAAAGATCCTTCAGCGCCTCAGGGCCGCTATGTCTCTATGATGCACGGCATGAACCGTATCTCCATCATTGTATTTCTGATCGCATTGATAATAATGCTGGTAAAGCTGTTCACCCGTCATCATTGA
- the lpxB gene encoding lipid-A-disaccharide synthase, with amino-acid sequence MKYYIIAGEASGDLHGSNLIKELKQQDTAADIRCWGGDMMQQAGGTLVKHYKDLAFMGFIEVVMNIRTVLRNMEFCKKDIQQYQPDVLVLIDYAGFNLRIAEWAKPLGYKIVFYISPQVWAWKENRVKKIKQSVDKMLCILPFEQDFYKKWDYEVEYVGHPLIQVIREAKEKPADAPLSDKPVIAILPGSRKQEVSVKLPIMLTMAKHFPNHQFIVAQAPSLDDAFIQGLIGAHPNVSTVKAQTYTLLRQAEAALVTSGTATLETALFGVPEVVCYKGSAISYFFAKRLIKVKYIALVNLVMDKPVVKELIQHDLTEENLLTELTLLLKDKAARDRIKADYAALWTKLGEKDASRRAAEISYAEAKK; translated from the coding sequence ATGAAGTACTACATCATCGCCGGAGAAGCATCCGGTGATCTCCATGGAAGCAATCTGATCAAAGAATTGAAACAACAGGACACCGCAGCGGATATCCGTTGCTGGGGAGGCGATATGATGCAACAGGCTGGAGGAACGCTGGTGAAGCATTATAAAGATCTGGCTTTTATGGGGTTTATTGAGGTGGTGATGAACATCCGTACGGTATTACGCAATATGGAGTTCTGCAAAAAGGACATTCAGCAATACCAGCCGGATGTACTGGTATTGATTGACTACGCGGGGTTTAATCTGCGTATTGCGGAATGGGCAAAACCATTGGGATATAAGATCGTGTTTTATATTTCTCCGCAGGTATGGGCCTGGAAGGAGAATCGCGTGAAGAAGATAAAACAGAGTGTGGATAAGATGCTCTGCATCCTGCCATTTGAACAGGATTTCTATAAGAAATGGGATTACGAGGTAGAATACGTAGGACATCCGTTGATACAGGTGATCAGGGAGGCGAAAGAAAAGCCGGCTGATGCACCATTGTCAGACAAGCCGGTGATTGCCATTCTGCCGGGTAGCCGTAAGCAGGAAGTGAGCGTTAAGCTGCCGATCATGCTTACCATGGCTAAACATTTCCCGAATCATCAGTTTATAGTTGCGCAGGCCCCCAGCCTGGACGATGCATTTATACAGGGACTGATCGGAGCCCATCCGAATGTCTCTACTGTTAAAGCACAAACCTATACCTTATTGCGTCAGGCAGAAGCCGCACTGGTGACTTCCGGAACAGCTACATTGGAGACTGCCCTGTTTGGCGTACCTGAGGTAGTATGTTACAAGGGCAGTGCTATTTCCTATTTCTTTGCCAAGCGACTGATCAAGGTAAAATATATTGCACTGGTGAACCTCGTGATGGATAAACCTGTTGTAAAAGAATTGATTCAGCATGATCTGACGGAAGAGAACCTGCTGACAGAACTGACTTTGTTGCTGAAGGATAAGGCGGCGCGCGATCGTATTAAAGCAGATTACGCAGCATTGTGGACAAAACTGGGAGAAAAAGATGCAAGTCGCCGGGCGGCAGAAATCAGTTATGCCGAAGCGAAAAAATAA